The Mesobacillus jeotgali genome window below encodes:
- a CDS encoding NAD-dependent epimerase/dehydratase family protein codes for MRKVLVLGGTQYFGKKLVQKLIENGDEVTVATRGTKSDPFGDHVKRLVIDREKKESMSAAFEGKAWDLVYDQSCFSPIEAKDTSEALEGKAGRYIFTSTQAVYDFGTLHTESNFNANTYPVEYKSRREYPGYEGYKEAKRASEAVFHQLGIFEVVSVRFPIVVSEDDYTERLKFHVDKILSGQPIGIPNPELRYSFIHADEAADFLLGIGNSKFMGPINPGSAGDISLGELVDKIALLSNKKASVVNSTESGTVSPYALPGSWSIDTSLATGLGFKFIELDQLLEQLILFYIKQNDSN; via the coding sequence ATGAGAAAAGTACTTGTACTTGGGGGGACCCAGTATTTTGGGAAAAAGCTGGTACAAAAGCTTATAGAGAATGGAGATGAAGTGACAGTTGCCACCAGGGGAACAAAGAGCGATCCTTTTGGTGATCATGTAAAGCGGCTGGTGATCGATCGAGAAAAGAAAGAGTCGATGTCTGCAGCATTCGAAGGGAAGGCTTGGGACCTGGTGTATGACCAATCCTGTTTTTCGCCAATAGAGGCAAAGGATACATCAGAGGCACTCGAGGGGAAGGCTGGCCGCTATATTTTTACCTCAACGCAAGCTGTTTATGACTTTGGCACCCTACACACAGAGAGTAATTTTAATGCAAATACATATCCTGTTGAATACAAAAGCCGCAGGGAATACCCTGGGTATGAAGGCTACAAAGAGGCGAAAAGAGCCTCTGAAGCGGTATTTCATCAGCTTGGTATTTTTGAGGTTGTTTCTGTCCGTTTTCCGATCGTTGTTTCAGAAGATGATTACACTGAACGCCTAAAGTTCCATGTAGATAAAATCCTTTCAGGACAACCAATCGGTATTCCGAATCCTGAGTTGCGGTATAGCTTCATTCACGCTGATGAAGCGGCTGATTTTTTGTTGGGAATCGGGAACTCAAAATTTATGGGGCCAATCAATCCCGGATCGGCAGGGGATATTAGTTTGGGGGAATTGGTTGATAAGATAGCATTGCTTTCCAATAAAAAAGCGTCCGTTGTGAATAGCACCGAAAGCGGCACTGTCTCCCCATATGCATTGCCTGGCTCCTGGTCAATCGACACCTCACTCGCAACAGGCCTTGGCTTTAAGTTTATCGAACTAGATCAATTATTGGAGCAATTAATACTGTTTTATATTAAACAGAATGACTCGAATTAA
- a CDS encoding DUF6509 family protein: MNITGHTVEFLEDPFGLLSGSRYEYFLNIEVDEEDELYTEKGLLLKVLFLVNGEETRILQSYFIEQETEKVLDFELEEDEVVQVQKYCEENLPSDEENEEETN, from the coding sequence ATGAATATTACCGGACATACTGTCGAGTTCCTTGAAGATCCATTTGGACTTCTGTCGGGGAGCAGATATGAGTATTTTTTAAATATCGAGGTTGACGAAGAGGACGAGCTATACACTGAAAAAGGGTTGCTCTTAAAGGTGCTTTTTTTAGTTAACGGCGAAGAGACCAGAATCCTGCAAAGCTATTTTATTGAGCAGGAAACAGAAAAGGTACTTGACTTCGAACTTGAGGAAGATGAAGTAGTGCAAGTGCAAAAGTATTGCGAGGAAAACTTGCCCTCTGATGAAGAAAACGAAGAGGAAACAAATTAA
- the dapF gene encoding diaminopimelate epimerase — protein MLIDLIKCHGSHNDFLLIDETDRDYKFDDFKRRDLALVLCDRESSLGADGILFIRPSRVADAQYRIFNSDGTEASMCGNGLRCAGRYVCEKLDVDEAVIETMKANLKVKKHEEIFSDIPTYQVEISPVTFDLKDLPLKLYQETLIQEKIPQLSEELTFTALSVPNPHLTTVVTKEQLESNLQTELSEKVNGPNDLFPDGVNVSFIRILERGSIFVSTYERGVGYTNACGTAMSASTLVTCLMGENELGQPVNVYNNGGMVQCAVHKEDETYSIDLIGNATFVYSAQIDVDFSKEGLLTEILEQEDFDEEIEYSKLQEHAKKYLSQF, from the coding sequence CATAATGACTTTTTGTTAATAGATGAAACGGACCGGGATTATAAATTTGATGATTTTAAAAGACGTGATCTGGCGCTTGTGCTGTGTGATAGAGAGTCATCACTGGGAGCGGATGGCATCCTGTTCATCCGTCCGAGCAGGGTAGCGGATGCTCAATATCGGATTTTTAATTCTGATGGTACCGAGGCATCTATGTGCGGCAATGGACTTCGCTGTGCAGGACGCTATGTCTGCGAGAAGCTCGATGTTGATGAAGCAGTGATCGAAACGATGAAAGCCAATCTCAAGGTGAAGAAGCATGAAGAGATTTTCAGCGATATCCCAACTTACCAGGTGGAAATATCACCGGTCACTTTCGACTTGAAGGATTTGCCGTTAAAGCTATACCAGGAAACATTGATTCAGGAGAAAATTCCTCAGTTATCGGAGGAATTGACGTTTACGGCTCTGTCAGTGCCCAATCCTCATCTAACGACTGTAGTAACAAAAGAGCAATTAGAATCCAACTTGCAAACGGAATTGAGCGAGAAGGTAAACGGTCCTAATGATCTTTTTCCTGACGGCGTCAATGTCAGTTTCATAAGAATCCTAGAAAGGGGAAGTATCTTTGTCAGTACCTATGAGCGAGGCGTTGGCTATACGAATGCGTGTGGAACAGCGATGTCCGCCTCGACACTTGTCACCTGCCTGATGGGGGAAAATGAACTTGGCCAGCCTGTCAATGTATACAATAATGGCGGGATGGTACAATGCGCTGTTCATAAAGAAGATGAGACTTACTCAATCGACTTGATCGGCAATGCTACTTTTGTATACTCAGCTCAAATAGATGTTGATTTTTCAAAAGAGGGATTACTTACAGAAATCCTGGAACAAGAAGATTTTGATGAGGAAATCGAGTACAGCAAGCTGCAGGAGCATGCTAAAAAGTATCTAAGCCAATTTTAA
- a CDS encoding insertion element protein, with translation MSKLKRLATKEDNLVFIPSPVSSEEISERAKDYNVLTPKQFGTKHKGLLFMPIDFNWNGKIHQIQYNYCSNPYCKWHGLPQEKFLTKGKPSRYKLSGSGKDKTIHCNPAPINSNKLATLGCHTVTLSNWSISQEIERLIQINSVQDLEPDYQFHKEGCNSEGSTPFNEPKRFYKQGKSTGKSQRWQCKSCKKFTNVLPSGRKSITYHQQRSDVLPLFTKLLLSRVPITRACEILEIGRGTYYNKLEFVYRRCLEFLERHETKPLQTMHFKEMWLNTDKMTYFLNNVRKKGMGGSEYDDVEESQFPTSVVVTADVFSRYVFRSDVAYDWDISLGDIALDTVLMKEDHLNEFAKKHARIPKYSHYPMPPSKNDTQTEVEYRKDLEKIERRARYMDGLHVNSTYTTIAHFWLIKQLIKASEWRFVTDEDNSLVTSLFRVFAKEFRLSDAHHFLCQTDKTKSRKQAREEFVQARVDLVNWGLNSGYDTKSLRKLAFLKLEELFHTHQFHKEINTGVSSHFEYADNPIEHPLATIDRGFRWVDCTTNLSSIEPKDIANLILEVNDNATNTFIQHIRRRLSILERPLTTARGDGKSYIYSNFNPKYAQMALTILRTYYNFCFAYKTKDRIGTPAQRLGIAEKEFNIKDIIYMQ, from the coding sequence TTGTCTAAATTAAAACGATTGGCGACCAAAGAAGATAATCTAGTTTTTATTCCTTCCCCTGTTTCTTCAGAAGAAATATCGGAAAGAGCTAAAGATTATAATGTTTTGACTCCAAAGCAGTTCGGAACAAAACACAAAGGTTTGTTGTTTATGCCGATTGATTTCAATTGGAATGGAAAAATCCATCAAATCCAATATAACTATTGCTCCAACCCTTATTGTAAGTGGCACGGGCTTCCGCAAGAAAAATTCCTAACTAAAGGGAAACCAAGCCGATACAAATTATCGGGTTCTGGTAAGGATAAAACCATTCATTGCAATCCCGCCCCCATTAATTCAAACAAGTTAGCCACATTGGGGTGCCATACAGTTACTCTATCCAATTGGTCAATTTCTCAAGAAATCGAACGGTTAATCCAAATCAACAGTGTGCAAGATTTGGAGCCTGATTATCAGTTTCATAAGGAAGGATGCAATTCCGAAGGCTCTACCCCATTCAATGAACCGAAAAGATTTTATAAACAAGGGAAAAGCACAGGTAAATCGCAACGATGGCAGTGCAAATCGTGCAAGAAGTTCACCAATGTCTTACCGAGCGGCAGAAAGTCCATCACCTATCACCAACAAAGAAGTGACGTTCTACCACTGTTTACGAAACTGTTATTAAGCCGTGTTCCAATTACAAGAGCTTGTGAAATCTTGGAGATTGGGCGTGGGACATATTATAACAAATTAGAATTTGTTTATCGGAGATGTTTGGAGTTTTTGGAACGACACGAGACCAAACCACTTCAAACGATGCACTTTAAAGAAATGTGGTTAAACACTGATAAGATGACCTATTTCCTTAACAATGTTCGCAAAAAAGGAATGGGCGGCAGCGAATATGATGATGTGGAGGAAAGCCAGTTTCCAACCAGTGTCGTGGTTACTGCTGATGTCTTTTCAAGATATGTGTTCCGCAGTGATGTGGCATATGATTGGGATATTTCGTTGGGGGATATTGCTCTTGATACCGTTCTTATGAAAGAGGACCATTTAAATGAATTTGCCAAGAAACACGCTCGTATTCCAAAGTATTCTCATTACCCAATGCCGCCATCAAAAAATGATACACAAACAGAAGTTGAGTATCGGAAGGATTTAGAGAAGATTGAACGCAGGGCGAGATATATGGATGGATTACACGTCAATTCGACTTATACAACGATTGCTCATTTCTGGCTTATCAAACAACTTATAAAGGCTTCTGAATGGCGTTTCGTGACCGATGAAGACAATTCTTTGGTGACTTCCCTTTTTCGAGTATTCGCCAAAGAATTCCGCTTGTCTGATGCCCATCACTTTCTCTGCCAAACGGATAAAACGAAATCGAGAAAACAAGCCCGTGAAGAGTTTGTTCAAGCGAGGGTGGATTTGGTTAATTGGGGGTTAAATTCTGGGTATGATACAAAGTCTCTGAGGAAATTAGCGTTCCTGAAACTAGAGGAACTATTCCACACCCATCAATTCCATAAAGAAATTAACACGGGGGTTTCTAGCCATTTTGAATATGCGGATAATCCAATTGAGCATCCTTTAGCGACTATTGACAGAGGATTTAGATGGGTAGATTGCACAACCAATCTGTCATCAATTGAACCAAAAGATATTGCTAATCTTATTCTGGAAGTTAATGATAATGCGACCAATACCTTTATCCAACACATTCGGAGGAGATTATCCATCTTAGAAAGACCATTGACCACTGCCCGTGGCGATGGCAAAAGTTATATCTATTCCAATTTCAATCCTAAGTATGCTCAAATGGCTCTTACCATCCTTCGAACATATTACAATTTTTGTTTTGCTTATAAAACAAAGGATAGAATTGGCACTCCTGCACAAAGGTTAGGAATTGCAGAAAAAGAATTTAATATAAAGGACATAATCTATATGCAGTAG
- a CDS encoding cold-shock protein — MAFGRKPPEEIVTAETKIWVCTSDDCNCWVRDNFKSSNVPACPICQSDMEQTTKVLEVVNNHSQNLIG, encoded by the coding sequence ATGGCATTTGGAAGAAAACCGCCTGAAGAGATCGTAACCGCTGAAACGAAAATATGGGTATGTACTTCTGATGATTGCAATTGCTGGGTTCGCGACAATTTTAAAAGCAGCAATGTCCCCGCTTGCCCAATATGTCAAAGTGATATGGAACAGACGACCAAGGTTCTTGAAGTGGTCAACAACCATAGTCAGAATTTAATTGGATAA
- a CDS encoding LysE family transporter — protein sequence MNVFLGYIFLGLSLAAPIGPVNAAQMDKGIKSGFFQAWLLGLGALTADIIYMLTVYLGVVKFLETPFMQSFLWLFGFFVLMYTGIETILGSGKIVMNNRNEESGLKSFFSGFIMSISNPLTILFWLGIYGSVLAKTASSYGTGELILYSFGIILGLILWDIIMAAISSSFRKLLTTRLLTIISLLSGFSLIGFALFFGYQALKLFL from the coding sequence GTGAATGTCTTCTTAGGTTATATTTTCCTTGGGTTATCATTGGCAGCGCCGATTGGCCCTGTCAATGCAGCACAGATGGACAAAGGCATCAAGAGTGGTTTTTTCCAGGCATGGCTTCTGGGCCTGGGTGCACTCACCGCTGATATCATCTACATGCTGACTGTCTATCTAGGTGTAGTTAAATTTCTCGAGACTCCTTTCATGCAATCCTTTCTCTGGCTATTCGGATTCTTTGTCTTGATGTACACAGGAATAGAGACAATTCTCGGATCCGGGAAAATCGTCATGAATAATCGAAACGAGGAATCCGGCTTGAAATCCTTTTTTTCCGGGTTTATCATGTCGATATCCAACCCGCTGACGATTTTATTTTGGCTGGGGATTTATGGATCCGTCCTTGCCAAGACTGCATCCTCCTACGGCACCGGTGAACTGATCCTTTACAGCTTTGGCATCATATTGGGACTCATTCTCTGGGATATCATTATGGCCGCAATATCCAGCAGCTTCCGTAAGCTGCTTACAACAAGATTGCTTACAATCATTTCACTTTTATCCGGGTTTTCACTAATTGGCTTTGCGCTTTTTTTCGGTTATCAAGCATTGAAGCTTTTTCTTTAA
- a CDS encoding tyrosine-type recombinase/integrase: MKGSLRKRGKKWYIIVDIGTDNGKRKQKWINTNCEKKSDAEKVLRDTLLKIDNNIFISPIKLTFTSFITDWLNNVIVNQVEETTWESYELVVTKHLIPYFEKSFKNLALQELKPIHIQKYYEYKSNPESGGLSPNTLRKHHANLKSSLDFAVRMGLLSSNPADRVVLPKKEKYRAKYYTVDQLEKLFEVCVGTPIESAVYIAAHYGLRRGEVLGLKWDAIDFKGKTITIKETRVKFGKKVVTKKPKSESSYRTLPLIRKIEEYLKLLKKKQKKSKLLFGKEYNDGGYICCWDEGTPLKTDYLNHKFKKIIRENNLEEIRFHDLRHSTASYLLKNGMSLKEIQVWLGHSDLNTTANIYAHTDMEMKKQTAKKIDGIFSKDL, encoded by the coding sequence ATGAAAGGAAGCTTAAGAAAAAGAGGGAAAAAGTGGTATATTATTGTAGATATAGGTACCGACAATGGAAAAAGAAAACAAAAGTGGATAAATACGAATTGTGAAAAAAAGTCTGACGCTGAAAAAGTATTGAGAGATACTTTATTGAAAATTGATAACAATATATTTATAAGTCCAATTAAACTTACATTTACGAGTTTTATTACCGACTGGTTAAATAATGTAATTGTGAACCAGGTAGAAGAAACTACCTGGGAAAGTTATGAATTAGTCGTAACAAAACATCTTATCCCCTATTTTGAAAAAAGTTTTAAAAATTTAGCACTTCAAGAGTTAAAACCTATTCATATCCAAAAGTATTACGAATATAAGAGTAATCCAGAAAGTGGAGGGTTGTCACCGAATACACTAAGGAAGCACCATGCAAATCTTAAAAGCTCCTTAGACTTTGCTGTTAGAATGGGATTATTATCGTCCAATCCTGCAGATCGAGTAGTGTTACCTAAAAAAGAAAAATATAGGGCAAAATACTATACTGTAGATCAATTAGAAAAGTTATTTGAAGTTTGTGTTGGTACTCCAATTGAATCCGCAGTTTATATTGCTGCCCATTATGGTTTAAGAAGGGGAGAAGTATTAGGATTAAAATGGGATGCAATCGATTTTAAAGGTAAGACAATTACAATTAAAGAGACAAGAGTGAAATTTGGCAAAAAAGTTGTGACTAAAAAACCTAAAAGTGAAAGCAGTTATAGAACTTTACCATTAATTAGGAAAATTGAAGAGTATTTAAAATTATTGAAAAAGAAACAAAAGAAATCCAAGCTATTATTTGGTAAAGAATATAATGATGGCGGGTATATTTGCTGTTGGGATGAAGGAACTCCATTAAAAACGGATTATCTCAATCATAAGTTTAAAAAAATCATTCGAGAAAATAATTTAGAAGAAATCCGATTTCATGATCTAAGGCATAGTACCGCTAGCTACCTTTTAAAAAATGGAATGTCACTAAAAGAAATTCAAGTCTGGTTAGGTCATTCTGATTTGAATACAACTGCAAATATTTATGCTCACACTGATATGGAAATGAAAAAACAAACCGCGAAAAAAATTGATGGAATTTTCTCAAAAGACCTGTGA
- a CDS encoding glycine zipper family protein has product MLKRFVSNTAGAFVGGSTGASVLTGVGVVIGGGTFAALGFGIGAVTGTASGIKVVSNLIDERR; this is encoded by the coding sequence ATGTTAAAAAGATTTGTCAGTAATACAGCTGGTGCATTTGTGGGAGGATCAACCGGTGCATCAGTGTTAACTGGAGTTGGAGTAGTAATAGGTGGAGGAACGTTCGCAGCTCTTGGATTTGGTATAGGGGCAGTTACAGGTACGGCATCTGGGATTAAAGTAGTTAGTAATTTAATTGATGAGAGGAGGTAA
- a CDS encoding metallophosphoesterase — translation MKIVVISDTHMPRKAKELPEKLLIDLQYCDYIIHAGDWQSVELYNELKKFGPVIGVTGNVDGPELKSLLKTKEILQAGSFQIGIVHGHGTGKTTEKRAIETFEADKVDCIVYGHSHIPVVKEVEGVIIFNPGSPTDKRRQKQFSYGILNVGEEIVAEHVFF, via the coding sequence ATGAAAATAGTGGTCATTTCAGACACTCATATGCCGAGGAAAGCAAAAGAACTGCCAGAAAAGCTGCTCATCGACCTGCAATATTGTGATTATATTATCCATGCTGGAGATTGGCAGTCGGTAGAACTGTACAATGAGCTTAAAAAGTTTGGTCCCGTGATTGGCGTTACCGGCAATGTGGATGGACCTGAACTCAAAAGTTTGCTTAAAACAAAGGAAATTCTTCAGGCGGGCAGCTTTCAGATAGGTATCGTCCATGGACATGGCACCGGTAAAACAACCGAGAAAAGGGCAATTGAAACTTTTGAAGCCGACAAGGTGGATTGCATAGTGTATGGGCATTCGCATATTCCAGTTGTTAAGGAAGTTGAGGGTGTCATTATCTTTAACCCAGGATCACCGACTGATAAAAGGAGGCAGAAGCAATTCTCTTATGGTATCCTGAATGTCGGAGAAGAAATTGTGGCAGAGCATGTCTTTTTTTAA
- a CDS encoding Ku protein → MHTIWKGSISFGLVNIPIKLHAATEDRDIKLRTLHKECHSPIKYEKTCPVCDVEVKNEDIVKAYEYTKGKFVVLEDEDLEALRKENEDKAVEIIDFVKINEIDPIYFQRSYFMSPNEGGGKAYSLLRKALEESQKVGIAKIIIRAKEQLAVVRVYNNTLVMETIHFPDEVRNAVDVPNVPEEDKVTEKELETAIMLIDQLTTEFEPEKYKDDYRTALLELIEAKRTGKEMVTPTEKEPVSNVTDLMAALQASIDRTKPEKKKETAPAKKKKTAAKPKAKEKKQA, encoded by the coding sequence ATGCATACAATCTGGAAAGGGAGCATCAGCTTTGGGCTTGTCAATATTCCAATCAAGCTTCATGCTGCGACTGAGGATCGGGACATCAAACTGAGAACCCTTCATAAAGAGTGCCACTCGCCAATAAAATATGAGAAAACTTGCCCCGTGTGTGATGTTGAAGTGAAAAATGAAGACATCGTTAAAGCTTATGAATACACGAAAGGTAAGTTTGTTGTCCTTGAGGATGAGGATCTTGAAGCTTTAAGGAAAGAAAATGAAGATAAAGCAGTGGAAATAATCGACTTCGTCAAAATAAATGAAATCGATCCGATTTACTTTCAAAGAAGCTATTTCATGTCTCCGAACGAGGGTGGCGGAAAGGCCTATTCTCTTCTTAGGAAGGCCCTTGAGGAATCGCAGAAGGTCGGGATTGCAAAAATAATCATTCGGGCAAAAGAGCAGCTTGCAGTAGTACGGGTTTATAATAATACACTCGTCATGGAAACCATCCATTTTCCAGATGAAGTTAGAAACGCAGTAGATGTCCCGAATGTACCAGAAGAAGATAAAGTAACAGAAAAGGAACTGGAAACGGCCATCATGCTGATCGATCAACTGACAACTGAGTTTGAACCAGAAAAATACAAGGATGATTATCGCACCGCATTATTAGAGCTGATTGAAGCGAAGCGTACGGGTAAAGAAATGGTTACTCCTACTGAAAAAGAGCCAGTCTCCAATGTTACAGATCTTATGGCCGCACTGCAGGCTTCCATAGACCGTACCAAACCAGAAAAGAAGAAAGAAACAGCTCCGGCAAAGAAGAAAAAGACTGCGGCGAAACCAAAGGCAAAAGAGAAAAAACAGGCTTAA
- a CDS encoding cytosolic protein, which translates to MKTFEVKFHAEDQVETMKVQKLSSEDYEQATEGGTRHLFDLDTNIGFFVFFDAEDKDGKEYYLLLQYEEQNEEPSNCYGFQLKDFYEFSALYLNDLEFTEELNEEEGELGPVQHLAHLLYHIVEEGKAVEV; encoded by the coding sequence ATGAAAACTTTTGAAGTGAAATTTCACGCTGAAGACCAGGTTGAAACGATGAAGGTCCAGAAATTAAGCAGTGAAGATTATGAACAGGCTACCGAAGGCGGTACACGCCATCTGTTTGATTTGGATACGAATATTGGTTTCTTCGTGTTTTTCGACGCAGAAGATAAAGATGGCAAAGAGTATTATTTATTGCTTCAATATGAGGAGCAGAATGAAGAGCCATCCAATTGCTATGGCTTTCAACTTAAGGATTTCTACGAATTTTCAGCATTATATTTAAATGACCTTGAATTTACTGAAGAACTTAACGAAGAAGAAGGGGAGCTCGGACCTGTCCAGCACCTTGCCCATCTGCTTTACCACATTGTTGAGGAAGGCAAGGCAGTAGAAGTCTGA
- a CDS encoding GNAT family N-acetyltransferase codes for MNIREAKLSDAEAIARVYVDSWKSTYKNIIPDSFLERMTYEKRIPQWINNISRDDNYVYVAETNDGEIVGVADGGKRETNQFENSGDLTSIYISEEYQGQGIGKKLVERLFSKLKELGYQRIFVEVLDDNKSKFFYEKLGAEFYELTTTEVQGKELSLVIYEWKDVNSVLIPS; via the coding sequence ATGAATATTAGGGAAGCAAAATTGTCAGATGCCGAAGCAATAGCGAGAGTGTATGTTGATAGTTGGAAGAGCACATATAAAAACATAATTCCAGACTCTTTCTTAGAAAGAATGACTTACGAAAAAAGAATACCACAATGGATTAATAACATATCAAGAGATGACAATTATGTTTATGTTGCAGAAACTAACGATGGTGAAATAGTTGGAGTTGCCGATGGGGGAAAAAGGGAAACAAATCAATTCGAGAATTCGGGAGATTTAACCTCTATATATATCAGCGAGGAATATCAAGGACAAGGAATAGGAAAAAAATTAGTCGAGAGATTATTCTCAAAGTTAAAGGAATTAGGGTACCAAAGGATATTTGTAGAAGTATTAGATGACAATAAATCAAAATTCTTCTATGAAAAATTGGGTGCGGAATTTTACGAATTAACAACAACGGAAGTCCAAGGAAAAGAATTGAGTTTGGTGATTTATGAATGGAAAGATGTAAATTCGGTACTAATCCCAAGTTGA
- a CDS encoding helix-turn-helix domain-containing protein, with product MFSEYDDVVEIEDLMEILNIGRNKAYILLQNGEIKSFKIGRVYKIPKICIKEYIINQIKKK from the coding sequence GTGTTCTCAGAATATGATGATGTAGTTGAGATTGAAGATTTAATGGAAATATTAAATATAGGTAGAAATAAAGCGTATATACTTTTACAAAATGGAGAAATAAAGTCATTTAAGATTGGAAGGGTATATAAAATACCTAAAATCTGTATAAAGGAATATATTATTAATCAGATTAAAAAAAAATAA
- a CDS encoding sulfite oxidase: MYLDYRKVRPYLTTKSLSPENQETPIHFISLLQPVADQLFYRRNHFSYPILTPESFTLKISGSVDQALQIHYSEIIMLPSNSYRVLIECAGNKRAYFKEKVFGEQWEDGAMSEGIWKGVPLKTFLEYTGMEEGVTEVVFRGRDSGIKNGQYVHFERSLPIEMALHPEVMIAFEYNGKPISHKHGYPFRLIVPGWYGMASVKWLTEIFLVKNKFTGPFQTDDYVYYFKNSTSEPVTTNKVNSTIQKPLDRQLVKSGTQEISGIAWTGSGVISKVEISFDHGANWEQANFDTPTEENQTVSWSYMKEFKSGNVYHITVRATDSEGKTQPADAIWNKKGYGYHAAMVITVKAE; this comes from the coding sequence ATGTATTTGGATTATAGAAAAGTACGTCCTTACTTAACAACAAAGAGCCTTAGCCCGGAAAATCAGGAAACACCGATACACTTTATCTCTTTGCTTCAGCCGGTTGCAGATCAGCTATTTTACCGACGAAACCATTTTTCCTATCCAATTTTAACACCAGAGTCATTTACACTTAAAATTTCCGGCTCAGTTGATCAAGCCTTACAAATCCATTACTCTGAAATTATTATGCTTCCCTCAAATTCCTATAGAGTGCTCATTGAGTGTGCAGGAAATAAACGAGCTTATTTTAAGGAAAAAGTCTTTGGTGAGCAGTGGGAAGATGGTGCGATGAGTGAGGGAATTTGGAAGGGAGTTCCTTTAAAAACCTTTCTTGAGTACACCGGAATGGAGGAAGGTGTAACTGAAGTAGTCTTCAGGGGAAGAGATTCGGGTATCAAGAACGGCCAGTATGTCCACTTTGAAAGAAGTTTGCCAATCGAGATGGCACTTCATCCGGAAGTTATGATTGCATTTGAATACAACGGGAAACCAATCTCTCATAAACATGGTTATCCTTTCCGCCTGATTGTTCCAGGCTGGTATGGAATGGCTTCTGTAAAATGGCTTACTGAGATCTTTTTGGTCAAAAACAAATTTACCGGACCCTTCCAGACTGATGATTATGTTTATTATTTTAAAAACAGTACATCTGAGCCTGTTACGACAAACAAAGTGAATTCAACGATTCAGAAGCCACTTGATAGGCAGTTAGTCAAAAGCGGTACCCAAGAAATCAGCGGGATCGCCTGGACAGGGTCAGGCGTAATCTCTAAGGTTGAGATTAGCTTTGATCATGGGGCTAATTGGGAGCAGGCCAATTTTGATACTCCAACTGAAGAAAATCAAACTGTTTCATGGAGTTACATGAAGGAATTCAAATCCGGAAATGTATATCATATCACAGTCAGGGCAACCGACAGTGAAGGCAAAACCCAGCCTGCTGATGCTATCTGGAATAAGAAGGGATACGGTTATCATGCAGCAATGGTCATAACGGTAAAGGCAGAATAA